The following are encoded in a window of Ruminiclostridium herbifermentans genomic DNA:
- a CDS encoding DUF6603 domain-containing protein: MQDKTQSVFEKAILEMHKVLLPLLHIDSKYSANKLINKLGYVFDEAEEIGSSFSSIASNVEKLPQAATEAIQASSTADKIVKIAFLAEKVTEIVKNILSLKESILRVYSNAVKNTETLLNIAEELPRRLLDYLLCTYLSSNHTKLYSILNLVGITTTVEENYISLTGEKTSEKVKISRVSWQYVSMVFSDPAAIIRQEYNWKQGENIYFQLLFERVLQIMRAYLLPGGIYTQDKQITASLTGMQTDELVKELRIPLLQAGNWPDTYSEAGISISPIVKNSISDGMAILPYIFGEVQAKSDISDSLQLELNANGGLDNGLGIILRPACNIEFISDLFKNPLESVDFNLKLKISQKETTSNEIVLLGYADSSKLSINKLGIILFGENKDNVQDFGIEFEIGEILLVIKTGDGDGFIQKLLPNITIEQGFSIKLGFSINKGFYIKSGTGSGGGLEYSIYLNKEIGPLLLDILKFKLKFNNDKINLIASISGGASMGPLSISITDIGIQTWLKLGKSGLLGGADIGFGFKPPDGFGLAVKTSLVSGGGFLQIDVDKGRYFGALQLKVKNISLAAIGLLDTKDSEGKPLGGGFSLLIIICAEIPPIQLGYGFSLMGIGGLLGLNRTVDIDELRDGVRNKALDNIMFPADPVGNANQLVQSLSKIFPPKEDCFLIAPMVRIGWGVPTPILKLDLSILVELPSFDKIAILGRMKLALPSETDAVISIQLDSVGIVSFEKGMVSIDAVLYDSYIAKIMISGEMALRANWKGNPDFVLSIGGFHPAFTPPIGFPDLKRLTLSIDFCKDARLRMESYFALTTNSIQFGSHVDFYAKVGCFSAEGMLAFDTLIYFNPFGLSVDFKSSVSIKCSGKSICAVTLAAHLSGPRPWHIKGQAKFSLLCVSHTFNVDFTIGSARPAELPKPVNVEEILEREIVYIQNWSAQPPDGLSIISLKEAADSKEGEIRVHPLGGLKFVQTRVPLDFELELFGSSSVEGNNLFNISSITVGNSSTSYSFRKIQSAFAPAQFMVMSESEKLTSPAFENYDSGVEIDFDCVDYDEQFDITDFEYETIFADNKDAEPAKKVHMSSEEITAAAPSGPAGLANLKNKELKYFKEPELLIKTKRYSYSVIEAYDNKKESETNNLQITSSQITNSFSKATQIKRASVKKAHILTVMEG; the protein is encoded by the coding sequence GTGCAGGATAAAACACAATCTGTTTTTGAAAAAGCAATTCTTGAGATGCATAAAGTGTTGTTGCCCCTTTTGCATATTGATTCAAAGTATAGTGCAAATAAACTGATTAACAAGCTGGGATATGTTTTTGATGAGGCTGAGGAAATTGGCTCAAGCTTTTCATCTATAGCCTCAAATGTTGAAAAGCTTCCTCAAGCTGCAACCGAAGCTATACAAGCAAGCAGTACTGCAGATAAAATAGTTAAAATTGCTTTTCTGGCTGAAAAAGTTACTGAAATTGTAAAAAATATTCTTAGCTTAAAAGAATCAATTTTAAGAGTTTATTCAAATGCTGTAAAAAACACAGAAACACTGCTTAATATTGCAGAGGAGTTACCAAGGCGTTTGCTGGATTACTTGTTGTGTACATATTTATCCTCAAATCACACCAAGCTTTACTCAATTTTAAATCTTGTTGGAATTACAACCACTGTTGAAGAAAATTATATATCGCTTACAGGAGAAAAAACTTCTGAAAAAGTTAAGATAAGCAGAGTTTCATGGCAATATGTTTCTATGGTTTTTTCTGATCCTGCAGCAATTATTAGACAGGAATATAATTGGAAGCAGGGAGAAAATATATACTTCCAGTTATTATTTGAAAGAGTTTTACAAATTATGAGAGCTTATTTACTGCCTGGTGGAATATATACTCAGGATAAGCAAATAACAGCCAGTTTGACAGGGATGCAAACAGATGAATTGGTAAAGGAATTAAGAATTCCTTTGCTTCAGGCAGGTAATTGGCCAGATACATACAGTGAAGCAGGCATAAGTATATCACCAATAGTAAAGAACAGTATATCTGATGGGATGGCTATTTTGCCTTATATATTTGGTGAAGTACAGGCAAAGTCGGATATTAGTGACAGTCTCCAATTGGAGCTTAATGCAAATGGAGGATTGGATAACGGCTTAGGGATAATATTAAGGCCTGCTTGTAATATTGAATTCATATCAGATTTATTTAAAAATCCTCTTGAATCAGTAGATTTTAATTTAAAGTTGAAAATAAGCCAGAAGGAAACTACCAGTAATGAAATAGTGCTTTTAGGTTATGCAGATTCAAGCAAATTAAGTATAAATAAATTAGGAATTATTCTCTTTGGAGAAAACAAAGACAATGTACAGGACTTTGGTATTGAATTTGAAATAGGAGAAATATTGCTTGTTATAAAGACTGGAGATGGTGATGGCTTTATTCAAAAGCTGTTGCCTAATATTACAATAGAACAGGGATTTAGTATAAAGCTTGGATTTTCAATCAATAAAGGATTTTATATAAAATCAGGGACTGGTTCAGGAGGAGGACTGGAGTATTCAATATACTTAAATAAAGAAATAGGTCCTCTACTTTTGGATATCTTGAAATTTAAGTTAAAATTTAATAATGACAAAATCAATTTGATTGCTTCTATTTCAGGTGGGGCAAGCATGGGGCCATTAAGTATCAGTATAACTGATATTGGAATACAGACTTGGCTTAAACTTGGCAAATCAGGTCTATTAGGAGGAGCAGATATTGGATTCGGTTTTAAACCACCTGATGGCTTTGGTCTTGCCGTTAAAACATCCCTTGTCAGTGGCGGAGGTTTTCTGCAAATTGATGTGGATAAGGGAAGGTATTTTGGAGCATTGCAGCTCAAAGTAAAGAATATTTCTTTGGCAGCCATCGGCCTTCTGGATACGAAAGATTCTGAAGGAAAGCCTCTTGGTGGTGGCTTCAGTCTGCTCATAATAATATGTGCCGAAATTCCTCCAATTCAGTTAGGGTATGGTTTTTCACTTATGGGAATTGGAGGATTGCTGGGGTTAAATAGGACTGTAGATATTGATGAGCTAAGAGATGGAGTCAGGAATAAAGCCCTTGATAATATAATGTTTCCTGCTGATCCTGTGGGAAATGCTAACCAATTAGTACAATCACTCAGTAAAATATTCCCCCCAAAAGAAGATTGCTTTCTGATTGCACCTATGGTTCGAATAGGCTGGGGAGTTCCAACACCTATTTTAAAATTAGATTTAAGTATACTTGTAGAATTACCTTCATTTGATAAAATAGCCATACTTGGAAGGATGAAGCTTGCTTTGCCAAGTGAGACGGATGCTGTTATTTCAATACAGCTTGACTCTGTGGGAATAGTGTCATTTGAAAAAGGGATGGTTTCTATTGACGCTGTTTTATATGATTCATACATAGCAAAAATAATGATTTCAGGTGAGATGGCACTTAGGGCAAACTGGAAGGGCAATCCTGACTTTGTGTTATCTATAGGTGGCTTTCACCCTGCGTTTACTCCTCCCATTGGTTTCCCTGATTTAAAAAGGCTTACCTTATCAATTGACTTCTGTAAAGACGCACGGCTCAGAATGGAATCTTACTTTGCATTAACCACAAATTCTATTCAATTTGGTTCTCATGTTGATTTTTATGCTAAAGTAGGGTGCTTTAGCGCAGAAGGTATGCTTGCTTTTGACACACTCATTTATTTTAATCCCTTTGGTCTTTCTGTTGATTTTAAAAGCTCTGTATCAATAAAGTGCTCTGGCAAAAGTATATGTGCAGTAACTCTGGCTGCTCATCTTAGTGGACCTAGGCCTTGGCATATAAAAGGACAAGCAAAATTCTCATTGTTGTGTGTATCCCATACCTTTAATGTGGATTTTACAATTGGTTCAGCAAGACCAGCTGAGCTGCCAAAGCCAGTAAATGTTGAAGAAATACTTGAAAGAGAAATTGTTTACATACAGAATTGGTCAGCTCAACCACCTGATGGTTTGTCCATTATTTCCTTAAAGGAAGCAGCTGATTCAAAAGAAGGAGAAATTCGCGTTCATCCGCTTGGTGGTTTAAAGTTTGTACAAACTCGGGTACCTTTGGATTTTGAACTAGAGCTTTTCGGAAGTTCGTCTGTTGAGGGAAATAACCTATTTAATATATCTAGTATAACTGTTGGGAATAGTAGTACTTCATACAGCTTTAGGAAAATACAAAGTGCTTTTGCACCCGCACAATTTATGGTTATGTCTGAATCAGAAAAATTGACTTCACCAGCTTTTGAAAACTATGATAGCGGTGTTGAAATTGATTTTGACTGTGTGGATTATGACGAACAATTTGATATTACTGATTTTGAATATGAGACTATATTTGCAGATAATAAGGATGCTGAGCCTGCAAAAAAAGTGCATATGTCATCAGAGGAAATAACAGCTGCAGCACCTTCAGGTCCTGCTGGTTTAGCTAACTTGAAAAACAAGGAGCTTAAGTATTTCAAGGAACCTGAATTATTAATAAAGACTAAAAGATATAGCTATTCCGTTATTGAAGCTTATGATAACAAGAAAGAATCTGAAACCAACAACTTACAAATTACTAGTAGCCAAATTACTAACAGCTTTTCAAAAGCGACACAAATAAAAAGAGCTTCTGTAAAGAAGGCTCATATACTCACTGTTATGGAGGGATAA